From a region of the Globicephala melas chromosome 19, mGloMel1.2, whole genome shotgun sequence genome:
- the AGRP gene encoding agouti-related protein, which yields MLTTVLLSCALLLAMPAGQGAQMGLAPLEGIGRPDQALFPELQGLGLQPPLKRTTAEQVEEALLQEAEAKALAEVLDPEGRKPRSPRRCVRLHESCLGHQVPCCDPCATCYCRFFNAFCYCRKLGTAANPCSRT from the exons ATGCTGACCACAGTGCTGCTGAGTTGTGCCCTGCTGCTGGCAATGCCCGCCGGGCAGGGGGCCCAGATGGGCTTGGCTCCCCTGGAGGGCATCGGAAGGCCTGACCAAGCCTTGTTCCCAGAGCTCCAAG GCCTGGGCCTGCAGCCCCCACTGAAGAGGACAACGGCAGAACAGGTGGAAGAGGCTCTGCTGCAGGAGGCAGAGGCCAAGGCCTTGGCAGAG GTGCTAGATCCGGAAGGACGCAAGCCGCGCTCCCCGCGTCGCTGCGTAAGGCTGCATGAGTCCTGTCTGGGACACCAGGTACCATGCTGCGACCCATGTGCCACGTGCTACTGCCGTTTCTTCAACGCCTTCTGCTACTGCCGCAAGCTGGGTACTGCCGCGAACCCCTGCAGCCGCACCTAG